A segment of the Acipenser ruthenus unplaced genomic scaffold, fAciRut3.2 maternal haplotype, whole genome shotgun sequence genome:
gaggggagaggagagaggggagatgagagaggagagagaggagagaggagagaggagagagagagagagaggagagaggagagaggagaggagaggagagatggggAGGGAGGTGGAAAGATGGGGAGAGGGCAGGGTTACAGTGACCATCGAGCGCAGAGCTAGGAATGCACACAACacctagagagaggagagggtgagagagagggagggagacggagagggagagggagaaggagagagagggtgagggagagggagttacacgtgtttctctctctcacctgcagtGCTATGAATAAAGCCAGCACGATGTGCACAGCTCTCTCCAGAGGCAGGATGAGGTTCCCTTCATTGAAGAGCTGGAAAAGAATCAGTGGAAGCTGCAGCAAGAGACTGAGGAGACAGAATCCAGCCAGTTCAGGAACCTGCCACCGGggggagacaaacacacacagtgagactgagacaggcacactgacacactgacacacacatacacacaaacacacacacacacagacacacactgaaactgagactgacacactgacacacacagacacacactgagactgagacagacacactgacacactgacacacacacactgacacacacacacacacacacagacacacaaacacacacacacagacacacactgagaatgagactgacacactgacacacacagacacactgacacacacacacacacacactgacacacacacacacacacacagacacacactgagaatgagactgatacactgacacacacagacacacacacacactcagactctCTATACAGTGTGATGGATTCAGTTCACCTTCTCCTGCAGATTCCCTGTGTAGCCCAGGTAGAGTCTGATCAGCTCTATCGCAGTCATCACCACCAGCACGGTCACCAGGATGAACTTATAATAATCCTGGAGGGCCGGGGTACTGcagagagaccgagagagaaacacacagttcAGCTTTTAGAAACCAGAGTTCCGGCTACAAGTCTTTCTCagagtcttcagtgtaaattcaatggcaaacgtttccactagaagtctttctcagcgtcttcagtgtgaattcaatggcaaacgtttccactagaagtctttctcagcgtcttcagtgtaaattcaatggcaaacatctTTCTCAGTGTTATAAGTTTaatagtaagacacacctgagcttgttagctagacacactggggctgatcaagctggtagtaaaacctggactgggtgacactgctgtgcaataggagtctgattaccagccctgcaatgtaattccagtccagtctagtctagtgatattaaactgcagttacaatgtaattccagtccagtccagtctagtgatattaaactgcagttacaatgtaattccagtccagtccagtctagtgatattaaactgcagttacaatgtaattccagtccagtctagtgatattaaactgcagttacaatgtaattccagtccagtctagtgatattaaactgcagttacaatgtaattccagtccagtctagtgatattaaactgcagttacaatgtaattccagtccagtctagtgatattaaactgcagttacaatgtaattccagtccagtctagtgatattaaactgcagttacaatgtaattccagtccagtccagtctagtgatattaaactgcagttacaatgtaattccagtccagtctagtgatattaaactgcagttacaatgtaattccagtccagtctagtgatattaaactgcagttacaatgtaattccagtccagtctagtgatattaaactgcagttacaatgtaattccagtccattGCATttcaataggagtcttgtttccagtTACCTTTAAGTCCAGCATGACGACCTCCGAGATCCACCAGAAAGGAAAGAAGAAGGCGTTGAAATAGAGAGACATCTGGAGAGGCAGGTTCGAGGCCACTTCATGATCTAAAcaccagggggagagagagagagagagagaggagagagggcgggagaggacaggagagagagggaggggagaggagagagagaggaaagagagagagggtgggagaggggggagagagagaggagaggagaggagagagagaagagaggagagagagagaggagagagagagggcaggagagggggtggagagagagaggagaagagagaggagagaggagagagagagagagggcgggagaggggggagagagagggttaacacaatttgtcaatttgtaatgacagttattattattattagagactaggggggtgaactctgcatcatcaacaactgctgctgctgctgcagagtcacttccaataggagcttgtttgtttgacgtctcatccgaaggacagagcacaaggaggttcagtgacacctctctgtgctttacaatgcttccctatgttttaccagacctctctgtgctttacaatgcttccctatgcttcaccagacctatctgtgctttacaattcttccctatgctttaccagacctctctgtgctttacaatgcttccctgtgctttaccagacctctctgtgctttacaatgcttccatatgctttaccagacctctctgtgctttacaatgcttccctgtgctttaccagacctctctgtgctttacaatgcttccctatgctttaccagacctctctgtgctttacaatgcttccctatgctttaccagacctctctgtgctttacaatgcttccctgtgctttaccagacctctctgtgctttacaatgcttccctatgctttaccagacctctctgtgctttacaatgcttccctatgctttaccacacctctctgtgctttacaatgcttccctgtgctttaccagacctctctgtgctttacaatgcttccctgtgctttaccagacctctctgtgctttacaatgcttccatatgctttaccagacctctctgtgctttacaatgcttccctgtgctttaccagacctctctgtgctttacaatgcttccctgtgctttaccagacctctctgtgctttacaatgcttccctatgctttaccagacctctctgtgctttacaatgcttccctatgctttaccagacctctctgtgctttacaatgcttccctatgctttaccagacctctctgtgctttacaatgcttccctatgctttaccacacctctctgtgctttacaatgcttccctatgctttaccagacctctctgtgctttacaatgcttccctatgctttaccacacctctctgtgctttacaatgcttccctatgctttaccacacctctctgtgctttacaatgcttccctatgctttaccagacctctctgtgctttacaatgcttccctgtgctttaccagacctctctgtgctttacaatgcttccctatgctttaccacacctctctgtgctttacaatgcttccctatgctttaccagacctctctgtgctttacaatgcttccctatactttaccagacctctctgtgctttacaatgcttccctatgctttaccacacctctctgtgctttacaatgcttccctatgctttaccacacctctctgtgctttacaatgcttccctatgctttaccagacctctctgtgctgtacaatgcttccctatgctttaccagacctctctgtgctttacaatgcttccctatgctttaccagacctctctgtgctttacaatgcttccctatgctttaccagacctctctgtgctttacaatgcttccctatgctttatcagacctctctgtgctttacaatgcttccctatgctttaccagacctctctgtgctttacaatgcttccctatgctttaccagacctctctgtgctttacaatgcttccctatgctttaccacacctctctgtgctttacaatgcttccctatgctttaccacacctctctgtgctttacaatgcttccctatgctttaccagacctctctgtgctttacaatgcttccctatgctttaccagacctctctgtgctttacaatgcttccctatgctttaccacacctctctgtgctttacaatgcttctctatgctttaccacacctctctgtgctttacaatgcttccctatgctttaccacacctctctgtgctttacaatgcttccctatgctttaccagacctctctgtgctttacaatgcttccctatgctttaccagacctctctgtgctttacaatgcttccatatgctttaccacacctctctgtgctttacaatgcttccatatgctttaccacacctctctgtgctttacaatgcttccctatgctttaccagacctctctgtgctttacaatgcttccctatgctttaccacacctctctgtgctttacaatgcttccctatgctttaccagacctctctgtgctttacaatgcttccctatgctttaccacacctctctgtgctttacaatgcttccctatgctttaccagacctctctgtgctttacaatgcttccctatgctttaccagacctctctgtgctttacaatgctcccctatgctttaccacacctctctgtgctttacaatgcttccctatgctttaccacacctctctgtgctttacaatgcttccctatgctttaccagacctctctgtgctttacaatgcttccctatgctttaccacacctctctgtgctttacaatgcttccctatgctttaccacacctctctgtgctttacaatgcttccctatgctttaccagacctctctgtgctttacaatgcttccctatgctttaccagacctctctgtgctttacaatgcttccctatgctttaccacacctctctgtgctttacaatgcttccctatgctttaccagacctctctgtgctttacaatgcttccctatgctttaccagacctctctgtgctttataatgcttccctatgctttaccacacctctctgtgctttacaatgcttccctatgctttaccagacctctctgtgctttacaatgcttccctatgcgttaccagacctctctgtgctttacaatgcttccctatgctttaccacacctctctgtgctttacaatgcttccctatgctttaccagacctctctgtgctttacaatgcttccctatgctttaccagacctctctgtgctttacaatgcttccctatgctttaccagacctctctgtcctttacaatgcttccctatgctttaccagacctctctgtcctttacaatgcttccctatgctttaccagacctctttgtgctttacaatgcttccctatgctttaccagacctctctgtgctttacaatgcttccctatgctttaccacacctctctgtgctttacaatgcttccctatgctttaccacacctctctgtgctttacaatgcttccctatgctttaccacacctctctgtgctttacaatgcttccctatgctttaccacacctctctgtgctttacaatgcttccctatgctttaccagacctctctgtgctttacaatgcttccctatgctttaccacacctctctgtgctttacaatgcttccctatgctttaccacacctctctgtgctttacaatgcttccctatgctttaccagacctctctgtgcaagataaacaaattatatacaaCAGAACTTCGCCAACGCTGTAACTTCACGGCAATGTATATCGACAGGCCGTGTTTTATTTGAGAACgtacaaatatagaaa
Coding sequences within it:
- the LOC131734213 gene encoding transmembrane protein 17B-like, whose product is MALPEPVRRRLQDLSLTVFTDQNRTVPSPDENFITLPPNHEVASNLPLQMSLYFNAFFFPFWWISEVVMLDLKVPALQDYYKFILVTVLVVMTAIELIRLYLGYTGNLQEKVPELAGFCLLSLLLQLPLILFQLFNEGNLILPLERAVHIVLALFIALQVLCAFLALRSMVRQLESRFHLRQFHGIQELRAEEEGGSAVRT